A stretch of the Luteimonas sp. JM171 genome encodes the following:
- a CDS encoding PilN domain-containing protein, whose product MARINLLPWRAERAAQRQKEFMAMIGLAVLAGAALWFLVNGYYNAQIEGQQARNAFMDQQIAQVDETIKEIEELDRQRARLLARKEVIEELQASRSQMVHLFDALVRTIPDGVMLTTLKQEGDRMTLEGRAQSNARVSTYMRNLEGAGWMANPQLTVIEAQPEGAGVHSAALPYVFNLSVTLSTPSSGEDGEPDGQDAADDGEAATADAGSGDAAEVASEEGAGS is encoded by the coding sequence ATGGCCAGGATCAACCTGCTTCCGTGGCGCGCCGAGCGCGCCGCCCAGCGCCAGAAGGAATTCATGGCCATGATCGGCCTGGCCGTCCTGGCCGGTGCGGCGCTGTGGTTCCTCGTCAACGGCTACTACAACGCGCAGATCGAAGGCCAGCAGGCCCGCAACGCGTTCATGGACCAGCAGATCGCCCAGGTGGATGAAACCATCAAGGAGATCGAGGAGCTGGACCGGCAACGTGCCCGCCTGCTGGCGCGCAAGGAAGTGATCGAGGAGCTGCAGGCCAGCCGGTCGCAGATGGTGCACCTGTTCGATGCGCTCGTGCGGACCATCCCCGATGGCGTGATGCTCACGACCCTCAAGCAGGAAGGCGACCGCATGACCCTGGAGGGCCGCGCCCAGTCCAACGCACGGGTGAGCACCTACATGCGCAACCTGGAAGGCGCCGGCTGGATGGCCAACCCGCAGCTGACCGTGATCGAGGCCCAACCGGAAGGGGCGGGCGTGCACAGCGCGGCCCTGCCGTACGTGTTCAACCTCTCGGTGACGCTCTCCACGCCCTCCAGCGGCGAGGACGGCGAGCCGGACGGGCAGGACGCCGCCGATGACGGGGAAGCCGCCACGGCGGACGCCGGAAGTGGGGATGCCGCGGAAGTGGCCAGTGAAGAAGGAGCCGGATCGTGA
- the pilO gene encoding type 4a pilus biogenesis protein PilO — protein sequence MGSWPREYKIGFCVIVGLFVFGALWWFTVRDKLDSLEGLERQEAQKRAEFEEKQGRATNLEPLKQQLAQMEQQLQQMLRQLPSRTEMPDLITDISQTAVATGIQNDLFRPGAEVPKEFYAEQPISLRMRGSYHQFGAFVSGVASLPRVVIMTMHDISLQPRDGGAIRPGANLELAGTVKTYRYLDEEETAEQAAIQDGGGR from the coding sequence ATGGGCTCGTGGCCGCGCGAGTACAAGATCGGGTTCTGCGTGATCGTCGGCCTGTTCGTGTTCGGCGCCCTGTGGTGGTTCACGGTGCGCGACAAGCTCGACAGCCTGGAAGGACTGGAGCGGCAGGAAGCCCAGAAGCGCGCCGAGTTCGAGGAAAAGCAGGGCCGCGCGACCAATCTGGAGCCGCTCAAGCAGCAGCTGGCGCAGATGGAGCAGCAGCTGCAGCAGATGCTGCGCCAGCTCCCCAGCCGTACCGAGATGCCGGACCTGATCACCGACATTTCGCAGACGGCCGTCGCCACGGGCATCCAGAACGACCTGTTCCGGCCCGGCGCCGAGGTGCCCAAGGAGTTCTACGCCGAACAGCCGATCTCGCTGCGCATGCGCGGCAGCTACCACCAGTTCGGCGCGTTCGTGAGCGGCGTGGCCTCGCTGCCGCGGGTGGTGATCATGACCATGCATGACATTTCCCTGCAGCCGCGCGACGGCGGTGCGATCCGCCCGGGAGCGAACCTGGAGCTGGCCGGCACGGTCAAGACCTACCGCTACCTGGACGAGGAAGAAACCGCGGAGCAGGCGGCGATCCAAGACGGGGGAGGGCGCTGA
- a CDS encoding pilus assembly protein PilP, translating to MSNAARLALVAAVALGVAGCGRGITSTPGDAPNLEEWVANVRARPAPPLEPLPVMQQFETFEYSAQGLRDPFSDAFPDTGGVGPRPDSDRRKQELEEFPLDSLEMVGTIGRGAGIIGLVMAPDKVTRRVRVGDYAGQADGRITSISEDRIELVELVPDGAGGWLERPAAIALE from the coding sequence ATGAGCAATGCGGCGCGGCTGGCGCTTGTTGCGGCGGTGGCGCTCGGGGTGGCGGGCTGCGGCCGCGGGATCACCAGCACCCCGGGCGACGCCCCGAATCTCGAGGAATGGGTGGCCAACGTGCGCGCGCGCCCGGCGCCGCCGCTGGAGCCACTGCCGGTGATGCAGCAGTTCGAGACGTTCGAATATTCCGCGCAGGGCCTGCGCGATCCCTTCAGCGACGCATTCCCCGACACCGGCGGGGTGGGCCCGCGGCCCGATTCGGACCGCCGCAAGCAGGAGCTCGAGGAGTTTCCGCTCGACAGTCTGGAAATGGTCGGTACGATCGGCCGGGGCGCGGGGATCATCGGCCTGGTGATGGCACCGGACAAGGTGACCCGCCGGGTGCGCGTCGGCGATTACGCGGGCCAGGCCGACGGGCGCATCACGTCCATCTCCGAGGACCGCATCGAGCTGGTGGAGCTGGTGCCCGATGGCGCCGGTGGCTGGCTCGAGCGGCCGGCCGCGATCGCGCTGGAATGA
- the pilQ gene encoding type IV pilus secretin PilQ, with translation MMSYAQDPRATRRILPIRSATLGLAAGLLAAVSGVQAAPSPGIVPLVAVGQVGAQAGDPAKQLPGAIAVDDIDFRRGDGGSGKLVLRFDGEGAAPDMRADGASVVIDVGNVTLPTALQRPLNVSDFATPVQRIDAVQSGTGTRIVLTAHGEYEPMAYQSGREYIVELVPRATTAERGVGATGVTAAGQLAAAAVEQERTYTGHPVVFNFQDVPVRTVLQMIAEESDFNIVASDSVQGNVTLRLDNVPWDQALDIILQAKGLDKRRNGNVIWIAPQNEIASYEQSREDARLELEERVEMITEYIPISYGNAEDIAILLTDESKSGQGGGANAGGGTGRQSRGFLSSRGSLSFDRRTNTLLVVDIPQRVATIRELVQQLDRPVDQVVIEARIVIANESFARDIGARFGVYGSDNFDRWVTSGNLDSNAGALGQAYDPDHTGGITFEDALNFSNPADRNLGAGSLALTILGRYVNWDMEISALQEEGRGEVISNPRIVTSNQREAVIRQGQEVGYLTVTGGQSNNIPTVQFKDVLLELKVTPTITNDGRVFLSMDITKDEIAGYTNMGAFGSVPNLNKRNITTAVLIEDGQTVSIGGVYEFRDRSEMSKVPFLADLPVIGNLFKRRGRDREKAELLIFVTPKVLRVAQR, from the coding sequence ATGATGAGCTACGCGCAAGACCCTCGTGCGACGCGTCGCATCCTGCCGATCCGATCGGCCACCTTGGGACTGGCCGCGGGTCTGCTGGCAGCGGTATCGGGCGTACAGGCGGCGCCGTCGCCAGGCATCGTGCCCCTGGTGGCCGTGGGCCAGGTGGGTGCGCAGGCCGGTGACCCGGCCAAGCAACTGCCTGGCGCGATCGCCGTCGACGACATCGACTTCCGCCGCGGCGACGGCGGCTCGGGCAAGCTGGTGCTCCGCTTCGATGGCGAAGGCGCGGCGCCGGACATGCGCGCCGATGGTGCCAGCGTGGTGATCGACGTCGGCAACGTCACCCTGCCGACCGCGCTGCAGCGCCCGCTCAATGTTTCCGATTTCGCCACGCCGGTGCAGCGCATCGACGCGGTGCAGAGCGGCACCGGCACCCGCATCGTCCTGACCGCCCACGGCGAGTACGAGCCGATGGCCTACCAGAGCGGCCGCGAGTACATCGTCGAGCTGGTGCCGCGGGCCACCACCGCCGAGCGTGGCGTTGGCGCCACGGGCGTCACCGCCGCCGGCCAGCTCGCCGCGGCCGCGGTTGAGCAGGAGCGCACCTATACCGGGCACCCGGTGGTGTTCAACTTCCAGGACGTGCCGGTGCGCACCGTCCTGCAGATGATCGCCGAGGAGTCCGACTTCAACATCGTGGCCTCCGACTCGGTGCAGGGCAACGTGACCCTGCGCCTGGACAACGTGCCGTGGGACCAGGCGCTGGACATCATCCTGCAGGCCAAGGGGCTGGACAAGCGCCGCAATGGCAACGTCATCTGGATTGCCCCGCAGAACGAGATCGCGAGCTATGAGCAGTCGCGCGAGGACGCCCGGCTAGAGCTTGAAGAGCGGGTCGAAATGATCACGGAGTACATTCCGATCAGCTACGGCAACGCGGAGGACATTGCGATCCTGCTCACCGACGAGAGCAAGAGTGGGCAAGGTGGTGGTGCCAATGCCGGTGGAGGGACCGGCCGGCAGAGCCGGGGGTTCCTGTCTTCGCGCGGCAGCCTGAGTTTCGACCGTCGTACCAACACGCTGCTGGTGGTGGACATCCCACAGCGGGTGGCGACCATCCGCGAGCTGGTGCAGCAGCTTGACCGGCCGGTTGACCAGGTGGTCATCGAGGCCCGTATCGTTATCGCGAACGAATCCTTCGCCCGGGATATCGGTGCCCGCTTCGGTGTTTACGGATCGGACAATTTCGATCGCTGGGTGACATCCGGAAATCTTGATTCCAATGCAGGCGCTTTGGGGCAGGCTTACGATCCTGACCATACCGGAGGCATCACGTTCGAGGATGCGCTCAACTTCTCCAATCCTGCGGACCGCAACCTTGGAGCTGGCTCGCTTGCGCTCACCATCCTCGGGCGTTACGTCAACTGGGACATGGAGATTTCGGCGCTGCAGGAAGAAGGGCGCGGGGAGGTCATCTCCAATCCCCGGATTGTGACAAGCAATCAGCGTGAAGCCGTTATCCGGCAAGGCCAGGAGGTTGGTTACCTCACTGTGACCGGTGGCCAGAGCAATAACATTCCCACCGTCCAGTTCAAGGATGTCCTGCTGGAGCTGAAAGTGACGCCCACCATCACGAACGACGGCCGCGTCTTCCTTTCGATGGACATCACCAAGGATGAGATCGCCGGCTACACCAATATGGGCGCATTCGGATCCGTGCCGAACTTGAATAAGCGCAATATCACTACGGCAGTCCTCATCGAGGACGGGCAGACGGTTTCGATTGGCGGCGTGTATGAATTCCGCGACCGCAGCGAGATGTCGAAGGTGCCGTTCCTGGCCGACCTGCCGGTAATCGGCAACCTGTTCAAGCGCCGCGGCAGGGACCGCGAGAAGGCGGAACTGCTCATCTTCGTGACTCCCAAGGTGCTGCGGGTCGCGCAGCGCTGA
- a CDS encoding AAA family ATPase has product MEKAVTEPDVARLHDAFGALRDALSAEIVGQQGLIERLLVTLLADGHLLVEGAPGLAKTSAIRALAARMDADFARLQFTPDLLPADLTGTEVWRPQEGRFEFQPGPVFHSLLLADEINRAPAKVQSALLEAMGERQVTVGGKTWPLPELFLVMATQNPIEQEGTFPLPEAQLDRFLMYVRVGYPDASAEAEILRLARERARNEAAPARAAPDRMPKADVFAARAAVLDVHLAPQLERYLIELVLASRDPGRYDPDLARRIAWGASPRGSIALERCARARAWLAGRDYVTPDDVHAVAPDVLRHRVLPSYEATAEGWDGDRLVAELLQKVPLP; this is encoded by the coding sequence ATGGAGAAAGCCGTCACCGAACCCGATGTAGCCCGGCTGCATGACGCCTTCGGCGCCCTGCGCGATGCCTTGTCGGCCGAGATCGTTGGCCAGCAGGGGCTGATCGAGCGCCTCCTGGTCACCCTGCTGGCCGATGGCCACCTGCTGGTGGAAGGTGCGCCCGGCCTGGCCAAGACCAGCGCCATCCGCGCCCTTGCCGCGCGGATGGATGCCGATTTCGCGCGGCTGCAGTTCACGCCGGACCTGCTGCCGGCCGACCTCACCGGTACCGAGGTCTGGCGCCCGCAGGAAGGGCGTTTCGAGTTCCAGCCCGGCCCCGTGTTCCATTCGCTGCTGCTGGCCGATGAGATCAACCGTGCGCCGGCGAAGGTGCAGTCGGCGCTGCTGGAAGCCATGGGCGAGCGTCAGGTGACCGTCGGCGGCAAGACCTGGCCGCTGCCGGAGCTGTTCCTGGTGATGGCCACCCAGAATCCCATCGAGCAGGAGGGCACCTTCCCCTTGCCCGAGGCGCAGCTGGACCGTTTCCTGATGTATGTGCGCGTCGGGTATCCGGATGCCTCGGCCGAGGCCGAGATCCTGCGTCTGGCGCGCGAGCGGGCCCGGAATGAAGCCGCGCCGGCACGTGCCGCGCCTGACCGCATGCCCAAGGCCGACGTATTCGCTGCCCGCGCGGCAGTGCTCGACGTGCACCTGGCGCCGCAGCTGGAGCGCTATCTGATCGAACTCGTGCTGGCCTCGCGTGATCCCGGCCGCTACGACCCGGACCTCGCGCGCCGCATCGCCTGGGGCGCAAGTCCGCGCGGTTCGATTGCCCTCGAGCGATGTGCCCGCGCGCGTGCATGGCTGGCCGGGCGCGATTACGTCACGCCGGATGACGTGCACGCGGTTGCCCCCGACGTGCTCCGCCACCGGGTGCTGCCCAGCTACGAGGCCACCGCCGAAGGCTGGGACGGAGACCGGCTGGTCGCCGAACTGCTGCAGAAAGTTCCGCTGCCCTGA
- a CDS encoding DUF58 domain-containing protein — protein sequence MARATASTLNVAPPREGGEGVVPTLAELVALRSVAAARRLPRRARMAGAGRAPSPVRGRGMEYAESREYAPGDEVRHIDWRVTARSGRPHTKMFQAERERLTLVVADTAPALYFGTRVRFKSVQAARAGAIAAWVAARDGDRMAALRGTRAEAPVTPAGGARGALRVLDALARWYGAPPDNDDGLDMALEHAQRVLRPGSRLLVLADPANIATVPDRRWPALAMHSQVLVLLPVDPLETDPPAGPLALDVDGGRLELDLGSARHRQRWLQAFGDPLERALARLPGWGVAAAALPSNGSGDEWLPMFSVPRSVRA from the coding sequence GTGGCTCGAGCAACCGCCAGCACGCTGAATGTCGCACCGCCGCGAGAAGGCGGCGAGGGCGTGGTGCCGACCCTGGCCGAGCTGGTGGCGTTGCGCTCGGTGGCCGCAGCCCGGCGCCTCCCGAGGCGCGCACGCATGGCCGGTGCCGGGCGGGCGCCATCGCCGGTGCGAGGACGCGGCATGGAATACGCCGAGTCGCGCGAGTACGCCCCGGGCGACGAGGTGCGGCATATCGACTGGCGTGTGACGGCCCGCAGCGGCCGGCCGCACACGAAGATGTTCCAGGCCGAGCGCGAGCGCCTGACCCTGGTGGTGGCGGACACCGCGCCAGCGCTCTATTTCGGGACCCGGGTGCGCTTCAAGTCGGTGCAGGCGGCTCGCGCCGGAGCCATCGCGGCATGGGTTGCGGCCCGTGATGGCGACCGCATGGCGGCGCTGCGCGGGACCCGCGCCGAAGCGCCGGTGACGCCGGCGGGCGGCGCGCGCGGTGCACTCCGGGTGCTGGATGCCCTGGCCCGCTGGTATGGCGCGCCGCCCGACAACGACGATGGACTGGACATGGCCCTGGAGCATGCCCAGCGGGTGCTCAGGCCGGGTTCGCGGCTGCTGGTGCTGGCCGACCCGGCCAACATTGCCACCGTACCCGACCGGCGCTGGCCCGCGCTGGCGATGCACAGCCAGGTGTTGGTGCTGCTGCCAGTTGATCCGCTTGAAACCGATCCTCCCGCAGGCCCGCTCGCCCTGGACGTGGACGGCGGCCGGCTCGAATTGGATCTCGGATCCGCCCGGCACCGCCAGCGCTGGCTGCAGGCGTTCGGAGATCCCCTGGAGAGAGCCCTGGCCAGGCTGCCAGGGTGGGGCGTGGCAGCCGCCGCGCTGCCGAGCAATGGCTCCGGCGATGAATGGCTGCCGATGTTCTCCGTGCCCCGGAGCGTGCGGGCATGA
- a CDS encoding DUF4381 family protein has translation MNAGASLPLRDIHEPVAPPWWPPAPGWWLVAGLVLAAVVVVAVVIWRRARESRALLRLFDEEVERATDPAARVAAISALLRRAARERDAQAAALQGGDWLAFLDRGASEPVFDGRLGQLLLEGGYRRNVPAADAEALQAAARTRFLELARGRR, from the coding sequence ATGAACGCGGGCGCATCGCTGCCGCTGCGCGACATCCATGAGCCAGTGGCTCCGCCCTGGTGGCCGCCCGCGCCCGGTTGGTGGCTGGTCGCCGGACTGGTGCTGGCAGCCGTTGTCGTCGTCGCCGTGGTGATATGGCGCCGCGCCCGTGAGAGCCGGGCGCTGCTGCGCCTGTTCGATGAGGAAGTGGAGCGGGCAACCGATCCGGCGGCGCGGGTGGCGGCGATCTCGGCCCTGTTGCGGCGGGCGGCCCGCGAGCGGGATGCCCAGGCCGCCGCGCTGCAGGGCGGCGACTGGCTCGCATTCCTGGACCGGGGCGCAAGCGAGCCTGTCTTCGATGGTCGCCTGGGCCAGCTGCTGCTTGAGGGTGGCTACCGTCGCAACGTGCCTGCCGCAGACGCTGAGGCACTGCAGGCGGCCGCGCGCACGCGTTTTCTGGAACTGGCGCGGGGGCGTCGGTGA
- a CDS encoding VWA domain-containing protein, whose product MLLALPLPWILRRLLPAMAPTGAALRMPHGARLLAGGQPASGNRGPHARIRLRLVLAALAWMLLCVAAARPQQLGDPVQPPHAARDLMLAVDLSGSMADEDMVLGGRPVDRLTAAKAVLADFLDRREGDRVGLLVFGRRAYMLAPPTHDLDTVRQQLLDTAVGLAGRETAIGDAIGLAVKRLAGDDDAGTGERVLVLLTDGVNTAGMLEPVQAAELARAHGVRVHTVAFGGIGGGLSMFGFRMQVPGGGEAIDEDTLQAVAEATGGRMFRARDAAELAGIYAEIDRIEPVERPAPAARPRIERYAWPLGAALACAALLLLPGLGLAGTRVAEWGRRLPGAAP is encoded by the coding sequence ATGCTGCTGGCGCTGCCCTTGCCGTGGATACTCCGCCGCCTGCTGCCGGCGATGGCGCCCACCGGCGCCGCGCTGCGCATGCCCCATGGCGCGCGCCTGCTTGCGGGCGGCCAGCCCGCCTCCGGCAATCGCGGGCCCCATGCCCGGATCCGCCTTCGGCTGGTGCTGGCCGCGCTGGCGTGGATGCTCCTGTGCGTGGCGGCCGCGCGACCCCAGCAGCTCGGTGACCCGGTCCAGCCCCCGCACGCGGCCCGCGACCTGATGCTGGCGGTGGACCTGTCGGGCAGCATGGCCGACGAGGACATGGTGCTGGGCGGACGCCCGGTGGACCGGCTCACCGCTGCCAAGGCGGTGCTGGCCGATTTCCTCGACCGCCGCGAGGGCGACCGCGTGGGGCTGCTGGTGTTTGGCCGCCGGGCATACATGCTCGCGCCGCCCACCCACGACCTGGACACCGTGCGCCAGCAGTTGCTTGACACCGCGGTGGGTCTGGCGGGCCGGGAAACCGCGATCGGCGATGCCATCGGCCTGGCGGTCAAGCGCCTGGCCGGCGACGACGACGCCGGCACCGGCGAGAGGGTGCTGGTGCTGCTGACCGATGGGGTCAACACCGCCGGCATGCTCGAGCCGGTGCAGGCCGCCGAGCTGGCGCGCGCGCACGGCGTGCGCGTACACACCGTGGCGTTTGGCGGGATCGGCGGCGGGCTTTCGATGTTCGGATTCCGGATGCAGGTGCCGGGCGGTGGTGAGGCCATCGACGAGGACACGCTGCAGGCGGTGGCCGAGGCCACGGGCGGGCGCATGTTCCGCGCCCGCGACGCAGCGGAGCTGGCCGGCATCTACGCGGAGATCGACCGGATCGAACCGGTGGAGCGGCCCGCGCCAGCCGCGCGGCCGCGGATCGAGCGCTATGCGTGGCCGCTTGGGGCGGCGCTGGCCTGCGCCGCGCTGCTGCTTCTGCCCGGGCTCGGGCTTGCCGGCACGCGCGTGGCGGAGTGGGGGAGGCGACTGCCGGGGGCGGCGCCGTGA
- a CDS encoding VWA domain-containing protein, giving the protein MLGDLHFVRPQWLWALLAVPLLALWWYRRRGNAAWTKQVDPHLLPHLVAPASRRSGLGRVLLGLSIFALAVLALAGPGWRQQEQPVWQEAAPLVIALDLSSATLAEDLQPSRLLQARAAIDRILQQRAGGEVALVVFAGGAHTVAPLTGDAGNVRLFLDALAPDIMPTEGSRPERAIEWAVQLLEQAGFDRGEVLLLTHDAGPAARRAASAAARKGHRVSVLGLGTAVGAPYRDAAGRLGTTRMEAGALQALASAGGGRFIALADGDPAGVLQASPGTGGERGGRGQVSLRSDQGYWLLLPLMLLAALAFRRGALLPLLALAVCLPLLPGPARAADGGLWKRADQEAYERALGAVDAYRSGEHERAARAWEQLPGADAAYNRGNALARAGKLEEALAAYDEALALEPAMEDAIVNRDIVRQALQQQPPTPGQGEPEAGGDGDDEGEAEDAQGGRGDGREPPGEDPQESPAGDATNADQAEGADAGSREPGEQPPETTDPDAQRQADQALREQMQQALAQEESAGDAPEAEAAAVEEAERRAAADAWLRRIPDDPGGLLRARFRLEHERRRSQGAD; this is encoded by the coding sequence ATGCTGGGCGACCTGCACTTCGTGCGGCCGCAGTGGCTGTGGGCCCTGCTGGCCGTGCCGCTGCTGGCCCTGTGGTGGTACCGGCGCCGGGGCAACGCAGCGTGGACGAAGCAGGTGGATCCGCACCTGCTGCCGCACCTGGTGGCGCCGGCGTCGCGGCGCAGCGGTTTGGGCCGCGTGCTGCTGGGGCTTTCGATCTTCGCCCTGGCGGTGCTGGCGCTTGCCGGTCCGGGCTGGCGCCAGCAGGAGCAGCCCGTGTGGCAGGAGGCCGCGCCGCTGGTGATTGCCCTGGACCTTTCCAGCGCGACCCTGGCCGAGGACCTGCAGCCCTCGCGCCTGCTGCAGGCGCGGGCGGCCATCGACCGCATCCTGCAGCAGCGCGCCGGGGGTGAAGTGGCGCTGGTGGTGTTTGCCGGGGGGGCACACACGGTGGCGCCGCTGACCGGCGACGCCGGCAACGTGCGACTGTTCCTGGATGCTCTGGCTCCCGACATCATGCCCACCGAGGGCAGCCGGCCGGAGCGTGCCATTGAGTGGGCGGTGCAGCTGCTTGAGCAGGCGGGCTTTGATCGCGGCGAGGTGCTGCTGCTCACCCACGATGCCGGGCCCGCCGCGCGCCGCGCCGCATCCGCGGCGGCGCGCAAGGGTCACCGGGTGTCCGTGCTGGGGCTGGGCACGGCGGTCGGCGCGCCCTATCGCGACGCCGCCGGGCGTCTTGGGACCACCCGGATGGAGGCGGGCGCGCTGCAGGCGCTGGCGTCCGCGGGAGGCGGCCGGTTCATCGCGCTTGCCGACGGCGACCCGGCCGGCGTCCTCCAGGCCTCGCCGGGCACGGGGGGAGAGCGCGGCGGGCGCGGTCAGGTGAGCCTCCGCTCGGACCAGGGCTATTGGCTGCTGCTGCCGCTCATGCTGCTGGCCGCGCTCGCCTTCCGCCGCGGCGCGCTGCTGCCACTGCTGGCGCTGGCCGTCTGCCTGCCCTTGCTGCCCGGGCCTGCGCGCGCGGCCGACGGCGGCTTGTGGAAGCGCGCCGACCAGGAGGCGTACGAGCGCGCGCTCGGGGCGGTGGACGCCTATCGCAGCGGCGAGCACGAACGCGCCGCGCGCGCCTGGGAGCAATTGCCGGGCGCCGATGCGGCGTACAACCGCGGCAACGCGCTGGCCCGCGCCGGGAAGCTGGAGGAGGCGCTTGCGGCATACGACGAAGCATTGGCGCTGGAGCCCGCGATGGAGGACGCCATCGTCAACCGGGATATCGTGCGCCAAGCGCTGCAGCAGCAGCCGCCGACGCCGGGCCAGGGGGAACCTGAGGCAGGCGGGGATGGGGATGACGAAGGCGAAGCCGAGGACGCGCAGGGCGGCCGAGGCGACGGCCGCGAGCCGCCCGGTGAGGACCCGCAGGAATCTCCCGCGGGCGACGCCACCAACGCGGACCAGGCGGAGGGCGCGGACGCCGGGAGCCGGGAGCCGGGTGAGCAACCGCCCGAAACCACCGACCCCGATGCCCAGCGCCAGGCCGACCAGGCCCTGCGCGAACAGATGCAGCAGGCGCTGGCGCAGGAGGAGTCCGCCGGCGACGCGCCGGAAGCCGAAGCCGCTGCCGTGGAGGAGGCCGAGCGCCGCGCCGCCGCCGACGCCTGGCTGCGGCGGATTCCCGATGACCCCGGCGGGCTCCTGCGCGCGCGGTTCAGGCTCGAGCATGAACGCCGGCGCAGCCAGGGGGCAGACTGA
- a CDS encoding BatD family protein produces MRRTRRLHPSGVLLLAAALLLMAALPAAAATRAWLDRDRIHLGETATLNVETDRAAGGAPDWSPLEQDFDAGGHTSTRRVQVVDGEVRTQVLYAVALRPRREGELTVPALDVDGERTQPLVLTVLPPDDTPDQAGEVAFVEAELETGQAWVQQSVGYILRLHYATPLVSGELEQPQPEGAALRRMGDDVTYSRDIGGRRYNVVERRFLLVPERSGTLEIPAARFRGRGTGGFFDDMFGSGPRILRANGQPQRLQVRSMPDQAPQPWLPLRSLQARFLEAPQQARVGEAVDVVLELRADGAAASQMPELELEVGDGAQLFPEPAQVREQFDGGRPQVVVTRRFSIVPRRSGTLAVTARPVEWWDARAGIARTAAAAPLAIQVEGAAAAPAAGPGSPDAGPGERWMKVPGVQGEVRPWAVAAAAFALLWLATLIWALHRRPPSSKDAPAPEAGRSLRTNDTARAKLRHLKLMLDTGDLGEVEHALCALAEPPVADLDSLAAQLGDPAQRAALEQLQRARWADGDPVSARSALRAAFAKGPRWAGAGTGKGAAEPLPPLYPRQ; encoded by the coding sequence ATGCGACGGACCAGGCGACTGCATCCATCAGGAGTTCTGCTGCTGGCAGCCGCGCTGCTGTTGATGGCGGCGCTGCCGGCGGCCGCGGCCACCCGGGCGTGGCTGGATCGCGACCGCATCCACCTGGGGGAGACCGCGACCCTCAACGTCGAGACCGACCGCGCGGCGGGCGGCGCCCCGGACTGGTCGCCGCTGGAGCAGGACTTCGACGCCGGGGGCCACACCAGCACCCGCCGGGTGCAGGTGGTGGACGGCGAGGTGCGTACGCAGGTGCTGTACGCGGTGGCCCTGCGTCCGCGCCGGGAAGGCGAGCTCACCGTGCCGGCGCTGGACGTGGATGGTGAACGCACGCAGCCGCTCGTGCTCACTGTGCTGCCGCCCGACGACACGCCCGACCAGGCCGGCGAGGTCGCCTTCGTGGAGGCGGAGCTGGAAACGGGCCAGGCCTGGGTGCAGCAGTCGGTGGGCTACATCCTGCGCCTTCACTACGCCACGCCGCTGGTCTCGGGGGAGCTGGAGCAGCCCCAGCCGGAGGGCGCGGCGCTGCGGCGGATGGGGGATGACGTCACCTACAGCCGTGACATCGGCGGCCGCCGCTACAACGTGGTCGAGCGGCGCTTCCTGCTGGTGCCCGAGCGCAGCGGCACCCTGGAAATCCCCGCGGCGCGTTTCCGCGGGCGCGGCACCGGCGGTTTTTTCGACGACATGTTCGGATCCGGCCCGCGCATCCTGCGGGCCAACGGCCAGCCCCAGCGGCTGCAGGTGCGGTCCATGCCCGACCAGGCGCCACAGCCGTGGCTGCCGCTGCGCAGCCTGCAGGCGCGGTTCCTGGAAGCTCCACAGCAGGCGCGGGTGGGCGAAGCGGTCGACGTGGTGCTGGAACTGCGCGCCGATGGCGCGGCGGCCTCGCAGATGCCGGAACTGGAGCTGGAGGTGGGTGACGGCGCGCAGCTGTTCCCGGAGCCGGCCCAGGTGCGCGAGCAGTTCGATGGCGGCCGGCCGCAGGTGGTGGTGACGCGGCGATTCTCGATCGTCCCGCGCCGGTCCGGCACGCTGGCGGTGACAGCGCGGCCGGTGGAATGGTGGGACGCGCGGGCAGGCATCGCCAGGACCGCGGCGGCGGCGCCGCTTGCCATCCAGGTCGAGGGCGCGGCCGCAGCGCCGGCTGCCGGCCCGGGGTCGCCCGATGCCGGCCCGGGCGAGCGCTGGATGAAGGTGCCGGGAGTCCAGGGCGAAGTGCGCCCCTGGGCCGTGGCGGCGGCCGCGTTCGCGCTGCTGTGGTTGGCAACGCTGATCTGGGCGCTGCACCGCCGGCCGCCGTCCAGCAAGGACGCCCCGGCGCCGGAGGCGGGCCGGTCGCTGCGGACGAACGACACCGCGCGCGCGAAGCTGCGCCACCTGAAGCTGATGCTTGACACCGGGGACCTGGGCGAAGTGGAGCATGCGCTGTGTGCGCTGGCAGAGCCGCCGGTTGCAGACCTCGACAGCCTGGCGGCACAGCTTGGCGACCCCGCGCAGCGGGCCGCGCTGGAACAGCTGCAGCGCGCGCGCTGGGCCGATGGCGATCCGGTGTCGGCGCGGTCCGCCCTGCGTGCGGCCTTCGCGAAGGGACCGCGCTGGGCGGGCGCTGGCACAGGCAAGGGGGCAGCCGAGCCCCTGCCCCCGCTGTATCCGCGCCAATGA